The Pirellulales bacterium nucleotide sequence GCATGACCGAGCCGCAAAAATAGGAACTAGAGGGGTTAGGGATGAGAGAAAAGAGTTCAATAAATTATTCCGCTTGCGGTTCAGCCGCGACCCGAAGGGGAGCGTGCCCCCGCATTCACACATGGAGGTTATCCGATGCGTAGTTTCACTGTCGCCCGCTTTTGCCTCGCCGCCACCCTCAGCACGGTGTTCGCCACACTGGCGTCAGCTCAACAAAGTTCTCCAGCAACCGGCCCGGGCAACGCTTCCGGTGCAGCATCGGCCGATGCCAAGCCCGCGATCAGCGCGGCCGACCAAAAAATCAAAGCCGCCTACGAAAAAACCAACTCCGCCTCCACGCTGGACGATTTCAGCCAAATCATCTCGCTTTGCCAGGACGGCCTCAGCGAAGGTTCAACCGGCGAAAGCGCCGCTTATGCCCGCCAGTTGGAAGCCTGGGCCTACAACCGCCGGGGCGAAAAATACTCCGAAGGCAACAACGAAAAGCAAGCCCTCAAAGATTTTGAAGCCGCGCTGGCCCTCAACGACAAATTGTGGAAAGCCGTCCAAAATCGCGGCGTCAGTCGCGCTTACCTGGGCGACACCAAAGGGGCGCTGGCCGATTTCGACTCGGTGATTCAGCTCAATCCCAATTACGCCAACGCCTGGTTTAATCGCGGCGAGTTGAAGTACGCCCAAGGCGATGTCAACGGCGCCTTGGCAGATTACGATCACGCCATTCAGCTCCAGCCTGGCGACGCCGGCTTTTATAACAGCCGTGGGCACGCCAACTACCGCCTGGGCAACTTCCGCGAAGCCCTGGCCGATTACAACCGCGCTGTGCAAATCAATCCCGATGACGCGCTCGCCCTGGTCAATCGTGGCGATGCCTACCGCGAACAGGGCATTTACGGCGCCGCTGCATCCGATTATCGCGATGCCGTCCGCACCGATTCCAAACTCGGCCGCGCCTATCTCAGCACCGCCTGGCTGATGGCCACCTGCCCCGATCCGCGCTATCGCGATGCCGACAAAGCCATCGCCGCCGCACAACGGGCCATCGAGCTCGATGGCGACAAAGATTACCGCTATCTCGATACGTTGGCCGCCGCCCAAGCCAGCGCCGGAAAATTCGACGATGCCAAAACCTCAGTCCACAAGGCCCTGAACGAAGCTCCCAAGAACGAAGCGGCCCACATCCAACAGCGGCTCGATTTGTACGAAAGCGCCCGGGCATACCGCGAAGGCGCCCCCGCCGAAGCCGTCAAACCCGCCAGCGCCAACCTCCGCGCGCCGTAGTGCGCCGTTTAGCCGCGACGCGGAGTCCTCGGAGCGGCCGTTTAAACGGATTCCGCTGCCAGGCTTTTCAATCCGCTTGTGGTTTAGCCGAAATCACCATGGATCGCCCATCCGCTTGCGGTTTAACCGCGACGCGCTAGTAGAGCGCGCTGTGGGCATGCCCGTTGCCCTCCTCACATCAGCCACCACTGGCCAATTGGCGATCGTGTTAAAAAGTCAGCAAAAGACGATCCGCAACAACCTCCGACTCGAGCGACTTTCCTTCCATTTGAAATCGCTTCAACATCGATCGACCACAACTTAGCGAAAGCTCCTGGACAAATAATCCATCGGGTAATGGAATGTTGCACATCTGCCCACCCGACTTTTTTGTCCCGTCGATACTGAGAACAACATACACTCCCCGCGATTTGCATCGCTCGATCGCCGAGAACAGTCTGGAAAGCGAAAAAGTCTGCGCTCCATATAAAATGGTTTGACTGTGCGAATATGGCGGATCGCAATAAACCAAATCACCCTTCTTGGCCATATTCATGATTTCTTCAAAATCGGCATGCAGAAAATTTGTACGTTGTGTCCTTTTGTGCCAGATATCGACACGCTGAGAAAAGGCCGTCGGAGATATGGGTTGATGCACACCGCAAGGCGTTGACATAGCCCATCCCGCTAAAGAACTAGAATTAGTCTCAAATTTTCCAAGATTTCTGCAAATGTTCGCGGTTGATCCCAGTTGCAAATAAGTTCATACCGAATGAGGCGAATTCCCAATTCGGCTGCTCTACTGAGTACAGTCTTTGGAAACGCTTCTGCAATTACGGCTTGGCCAACACATTCAACTCCAAATTCACTGGTGTAACCTTGCAATTGTGACAGGTCCTCTAACTCAGCCTTAGCCAACTTCGCCTCTAAAATAAGCTTATGGGCGACTCCAATTGGGATTAAATCTTTTATCAAAATATCAACGTGACCTTCCGAAACAGCTTTCTCGCTGAGAACTTCCAAGACATCCGCTTCCAAAGTGTCAACTCCGAGCATGCCAAGCATGCGTTCTAAATAGCTTTTTTCTGCGATTTGGCGGCGGATAGCAGCTTGTAAGATCAGTTCGTTAAAGGGGCAAACTAAAGGCACATTCACGTCGGACTTGCGACGTGTAAAACGCGGAACAAATGCAGAATATGCCGGAATTTCAAAGGATTGTGCGGCTTCTGTTGCAACGCTTCCCATCTGCGAAACAACTTGAAGCGTTGTTTGGTCAGCCTGGAAATGAGTCTTGCGATACCCTGCCCTTAATAACAGATTCTCTGCAACATATGCAAATTCGGCTCTGACAAGCGGCTCTGTGAAATGCCTTTCACATTGAAGATAAAGCCGAATTGGATAGTAATACGTCTTATTCGACTCCCTGAAGGTTACAGGAGGCCACGGTGCAGCCTTCTGGAACTCGATAATCGCTTCTTTCCGGATGACCTTGTAAAGGTTGAAAGCACGTGCAGCATAAAGAAACGAAATGTAATCACCTTCTCTGATATCGACGTACGCCCAAACGCCAGTACCGCTGTTAGAAAAGCCAGCGAGGGCGTGTCTGATGCAAAGGTCTAGGTTCTGCCGATTTGAAACTGCGAGAAGAAAATATGACTGTCGCATAGTATTCGGCTGGAAGACGCATTTTTGCACTAAATGCCATATCCGATTTTGGGATATTTATCCCGTGGCATTATAAAAGGTCATATCGCCTCCGCCATAGCAGATTGTGCGTGCCCTATTGTCGTCAAAAGAGTTGATAGATATGTGGAAATGTCCGAAATGCGGTCGATCTCGGCTTAATGTGTACTTTCGGGAAATTATCTGCCGCACATACGTCATGATACGACCCGGCGATGAATGGGAAAACGATAATGTTGTAGAGACGGAGGCTTGTGTCCGGCTTGAATGTGCCAACTGCGGCATAGATCAATCCAAACACCGTGGGATTGTGAAGAAATACGCCAGCCACACCTCCTACGGATACATGCCAATAGACACTGCTACAGATTAAGGAATCTATTCAGAAAAGCGATCTGAAAATTGCGCAGGAAACTCTGCCCCAAATGTCCATTGCCTATGAACAAACAAAAGAAAGCCAAAAAGGCTAATGCATATTTTTCCGGGATTATAAATATGCTAATTGAAAGCAACTGCGAGGGCATGCCTTGTGATTATGCTCCGGGAGAATTAACAACCATCACACGCGATGGAGCGCCTTACCGAACGCTTGCACGGCGTATCGATGGGGCATTTCCACGAACAGTGAATCCTATCGCTGTCTGGGAAATAAAAGAGTATTACTACACCACAACTTTTGGCAGCCGCGTTGCTGATGGCGTGTACGAGTCACTTCTCGACGGCATGGAAATCGAGGAAGCGCGTACAGAAGAACCTCACATCAAACATTACTTAATGATTGACGATTACTTTACGTGGTGGGAATGCGGAAGATCCTACCTGTGCCGGATCATCGACATGATGCACATGGGCTATGTCGACGAGGTTTTGTTCGGAAGAGAAGTTATCAACCGAATTCCAGTTATTGTTAAGGACTGGGTAAAAAGCGCGAAACAAATAGATAAACGTTGATCGAAGCGTTACCCGTCGCCTCTTCACATCAGCCACCACTGGCCGCTGGCGATCACATACACGCCCAGCAGCAAATTTGTCACGGCATGGGCTAGCACGCAGTCCCAAATGCTACGGCTGCGGATCATGAGCCACGTGACGGCGGAAAACCACACCAGCGCCGCCACGGCTTCTTGCGGATGCATCAGCATGGGAACGGCCGTGCCCGCCACTACCGCGAGCCGATTCACATTGCCAAACGGCACTTCCCACCATTTTTCCACCATCGCGAACCGCATCAAAAATCCACGTTGAAAAAATTCCTCGATAACCGGCACCACCACCGCCAATCCCAACAGCCGCACCGCCAAAAATCCATACGCCAGCGCCGGCTGCGCGCTCAATTCCGTCAGCGGATTGAACGCGCTCCGCTGCCCCAGCGTTTTGAACCACTCGATGCCGGTTTTTTCGGCCACTAGCGGCATCCACTGTCGTTGCCACGTGGCCAGTGCAATCCATACGGCCGCGCCGATCACGCCGACGGCCACGCCTAACCAAGTTAACCGCCGGGTGTATTGCCGATAGCCGGGCCAGACAAACATCATCGCTGCCAGGGTGAGCAAAATCTTCGCCGTGTAGATTAGCGGATACTGGCGATATTCGATTCCCAGGTCCAACCACGATTTCGTGGCGATTGCGCCCTCGGCTGTTGGCGTCGGCTCCAGACTGCCAACCAGCATGAACACCACAAACGGCAGCAAACAAACCAGCCACGGATTTGTTCGCCAGTGATTCATCGGAAGCACCCCCCGGGCAAAGCCCGGGGCTAAATTAATTCGGCGTCAAAAATTGCGCAAAGCGGCTGGTCTGGAGTGTTTCGATTTTTTTCGATCCGTCGGCCCCGTCCGCTTCGCGTTCCACAAATGCCGCCGCTCCCGGCGTGGCTTCGATAATTTTGAAGCCCGCCTCCGCTCCTGCCACGCAAATCGGCTTGGTGTAACTGTCGGCCGCAATGCAATCGGGCGCAATCACCGTCACGCTGCTGTGCCCCGTCACGCCCAACCCGGTCCGCGGGTCAATAATGTGCGAATATCGCTTTCCGTCAATCTGGAGTGCCTGAAAGGCATCGCCCGAGGTCGTGATGGCG carries:
- a CDS encoding CAAX prenyl protease-related protein; amino-acid sequence: MNHWRTNPWLVCLLPFVVFMLVGSLEPTPTAEGAIATKSWLDLGIEYRQYPLIYTAKILLTLAAMMFVWPGYRQYTRRLTWLGVAVGVIGAAVWIALATWQRQWMPLVAEKTGIEWFKTLGQRSAFNPLTELSAQPALAYGFLAVRLLGLAVVVPVIEEFFQRGFLMRFAMVEKWWEVPFGNVNRLAVVAGTAVPMLMHPQEAVAALVWFSAVTWLMIRSRSIWDCVLAHAVTNLLLGVYVIASGQWWLM
- a CDS encoding DNA adenine methylase encodes the protein MSTPCGVHQPISPTAFSQRVDIWHKRTQRTNFLHADFEEIMNMAKKGDLVYCDPPYSHSQTILYGAQTFSLSRLFSAIERCKSRGVYVVLSIDGTKKSGGQMCNIPLPDGLFVQELSLSCGRSMLKRFQMEGKSLESEVVADRLLLTF
- a CDS encoding tetratricopeptide repeat protein; amino-acid sequence: MRSFTVARFCLAATLSTVFATLASAQQSSPATGPGNASGAASADAKPAISAADQKIKAAYEKTNSASTLDDFSQIISLCQDGLSEGSTGESAAYARQLEAWAYNRRGEKYSEGNNEKQALKDFEAALALNDKLWKAVQNRGVSRAYLGDTKGALADFDSVIQLNPNYANAWFNRGELKYAQGDVNGALADYDHAIQLQPGDAGFYNSRGHANYRLGNFREALADYNRAVQINPDDALALVNRGDAYREQGIYGAAASDYRDAVRTDSKLGRAYLSTAWLMATCPDPRYRDADKAIAAAQRAIELDGDKDYRYLDTLAAAQASAGKFDDAKTSVHKALNEAPKNEAAHIQQRLDLYESARAYREGAPAEAVKPASANLRAP